Proteins from one Brevibacillus humidisoli genomic window:
- a CDS encoding CRTAC1 family protein, with the protein MRTFGYVLLTLLLVASTTGCLGQKAEEKREYAFTFEEIAEEAGVTFVHEKATFDSKVDNIMPWLVSTGAAVGVGDYNGDGWMDLYYVNSRKGSKNALYKNNGDGTFTDVAEQAGVADINHDGISETAVWFDFNNSGDPDLFVGAWGKSKLFQNNGDGTFTDITDQAGVGYKGYVAKAITLDYNRDGHLDLYLGNYFHERNDLWNLTTTKIMHNDFERARNGSPNVLYRNNGDGTFTDVSEEMQVGDTGWTLATGSADIDNDGWPDIYNANDFGPDVLYLNQEGKGFRKVVQHAGIGDDTFKGMNVDFADLFHDGNLAFYISNVSKRRYILEGNQLWHRNDKGEYVDRAEELGINVAGFSWGARFFDADNSGNFSLMVTNGFISASKERDYWFDLGTLATTPGNIIEDARNWPTFGDKSLSGYEQKHLYYNDGESFQDIAADVGITFVEDSRGVAAVDLFNRGVLDLVFANQGGPARIYKNQPKVQNNWIKLDLEGTAPSNRDAVGTRVIFEVNGVQTIMERDGGNSHGAQSDPRLHFGLGSAQKVDKLTVRWPSGRVEEFHDVPANQVLTIKEKAGPIESNQS; encoded by the coding sequence GTGAGAACGTTCGGGTACGTGCTGTTGACACTACTGCTTGTCGCAAGTACGACTGGCTGTCTTGGACAGAAAGCAGAGGAGAAACGAGAGTACGCTTTTACTTTTGAGGAGATTGCCGAGGAGGCGGGGGTTACCTTTGTTCACGAAAAGGCCACGTTTGACAGCAAAGTGGACAACATCATGCCCTGGCTGGTCTCTACCGGTGCAGCTGTAGGAGTAGGGGACTACAACGGCGACGGCTGGATGGATCTGTATTACGTCAATTCGCGAAAAGGCAGCAAAAACGCGCTGTACAAAAACAACGGGGACGGCACTTTTACGGATGTTGCCGAGCAGGCCGGAGTAGCGGACATCAATCACGACGGTATATCGGAAACGGCTGTCTGGTTCGATTTCAACAATTCCGGCGATCCCGACTTGTTTGTCGGCGCGTGGGGCAAGAGCAAGCTGTTTCAAAACAACGGAGACGGCACCTTTACCGATATTACGGACCAGGCCGGAGTCGGTTACAAAGGCTACGTCGCCAAGGCAATCACTCTGGACTACAATCGCGACGGCCATCTGGACCTCTACCTGGGGAACTACTTTCACGAACGAAACGACCTGTGGAATCTGACTACCACCAAGATCATGCACAACGACTTTGAACGCGCCCGCAACGGCAGTCCCAACGTCTTGTACCGCAATAACGGAGACGGCACCTTTACCGATGTGTCTGAGGAGATGCAGGTGGGCGACACTGGCTGGACGTTGGCGACCGGCTCCGCCGATATTGACAACGACGGCTGGCCGGACATCTACAATGCCAACGATTTCGGTCCTGATGTGCTTTACCTGAATCAGGAGGGCAAAGGGTTCCGCAAAGTGGTGCAGCACGCCGGGATCGGCGATGACACGTTCAAGGGGATGAATGTTGACTTTGCCGACCTGTTCCACGATGGCAACCTAGCGTTCTACATCAGCAACGTGAGCAAACGTCGCTACATCCTGGAAGGCAACCAGCTCTGGCATCGAAACGACAAGGGAGAGTACGTCGACCGTGCAGAGGAGTTGGGCATCAATGTGGCTGGCTTTAGCTGGGGTGCTCGATTCTTTGACGCTGACAACAGCGGGAACTTCAGTCTGATGGTGACCAACGGTTTCATCTCGGCCAGCAAGGAGCGGGATTACTGGTTTGACCTGGGAACATTGGCGACGACGCCCGGCAACATCATTGAAGATGCCCGGAACTGGCCGACGTTTGGTGATAAAAGCTTGTCCGGTTACGAACAGAAACACTTGTATTACAACGATGGAGAATCGTTCCAAGACATTGCTGCGGATGTAGGCATTACCTTTGTGGAAGACAGTCGCGGCGTGGCAGCTGTCGACCTGTTTAACCGAGGGGTACTCGATCTGGTCTTCGCCAACCAGGGCGGACCAGCCCGTATCTATAAGAATCAACCGAAGGTACAGAACAACTGGATCAAGCTGGATCTGGAGGGGACCGCACCGAGCAACCGGGACGCTGTCGGCACCCGTGTAATCTTTGAAGTAAATGGTGTGCAGACCATTATGGAGCGGGACGGAGGGAACAGTCACGGAGCTCAGAGCGATCCGCGCCTGCACTTCGGACTGGGTTCCGCACAAAAAGTGGACAAGCTGACCGTGAGATGGCCAAGCGGCCGTGTCGAGGAGTTCCATGACGTACCAGCCAATCAGGTTCTGACGATCAAGGAGAAAGCAGGGCCAATCGAGTCGAATCAATCATAA
- a CDS encoding nucleotidyltransferase family protein — translation MRAVIMAGGRGVRLLPYTNVLPKPLLPLDGTPILEIILRQLASSGYTRVTVTLHYAARLIRNYFGNGSEWGLAIDYIQEERPLGTAGALRLIDDLDEHFLLMNADVLTDLNFYRLQQTHLDSGAILTALLYERDHSSSFGVVETDSQGRLLAYREKPTERQLISSGIYMLSRKAVAYLTEDRMDVPDLIQVLLKNRQTVSSQVHRGIWMDIGTISQFQQAARFFEQNRRLLLPDERIDASEQSNTAAEAADLPRSGEDSEWTGK, via the coding sequence ATGCGGGCTGTCATCATGGCCGGAGGCAGGGGCGTACGCCTGCTGCCTTATACCAATGTGTTGCCCAAGCCACTACTGCCGCTAGACGGCACTCCGATATTGGAAATCATATTGCGGCAATTAGCCTCGTCTGGCTATACGCGGGTGACGGTGACGCTTCACTATGCGGCGAGGCTGATTCGTAATTACTTTGGCAATGGTAGCGAATGGGGCCTAGCGATCGATTATATCCAAGAGGAGCGGCCGCTTGGTACTGCGGGTGCACTGCGGCTGATCGACGATCTGGACGAACATTTTTTGCTGATGAACGCTGATGTGCTGACAGATCTCAACTTTTACCGGCTACAGCAAACTCATCTCGACTCTGGGGCGATTCTGACCGCACTGCTGTACGAACGAGACCACTCCTCATCGTTTGGCGTGGTTGAGACGGACAGTCAGGGGCGGCTGCTCGCTTACCGGGAGAAGCCAACTGAGCGCCAGCTGATCTCCTCTGGCATCTACATGTTGAGTCGGAAGGCGGTCGCTTACCTGACAGAGGACAGGATGGATGTACCGGACTTGATACAGGTCCTGCTAAAAAACCGACAGACGGTCTCAAGTCAGGTCCACCGCGGCATCTGGATGGATATCGGGACGATCAGCCAGTTTCAGCAGGCCGCCCGGTTCTTTGAACAAAACCGCCGACTGCTGCTGCCGGATGAGAGGATTGATGCAAGCGAACAAAGCAACACGGCTGCGGAAGCGGCTGATCTGCCAAGAAGTGGAGAGGACAGCGAATGGACTGGAAAGTAA
- a CDS encoding NAD-dependent epimerase/dehydratase family protein, translated as MDRVLVTGGVGFIGFHLAAHLLEQGYEVTVVDNLFRSKRDLEFAKLEKEIRFVQADLTQPLTQLPLDQEYRYVYHLAAINGVAYANNMPHKVLRTNLLSTVQVLDWCAERQPETVLFASSSETYHGAAQWGHLPIPTREEVPLVIADPDIPRYSYAGSKIVGELITLNYAKQYNFAARIVRYHNVYGPRMGFDHVIPQWISRILGRENPFRVYGPNQTRAFCYVSDAVSATYRIGTLPGGGHHIVNVGNPEEEINMEQLCRRLFAVAGYQAPFDYRKAPLGSPDRRCPDITLLSSLLGPLTFVPLTDGLARTYAWYEQYLGDREQ; from the coding sequence GTGGATAGAGTGCTCGTCACAGGCGGAGTTGGTTTTATAGGTTTTCACCTCGCAGCCCATCTCCTGGAGCAAGGCTATGAGGTAACGGTCGTAGACAATCTGTTTCGCAGCAAACGGGACCTAGAGTTTGCCAAGCTGGAAAAAGAGATTCGCTTCGTACAGGCGGATCTCACCCAGCCTTTGACCCAGTTGCCGCTGGATCAGGAATACCGGTACGTCTACCATCTGGCTGCGATCAACGGTGTTGCGTATGCCAACAACATGCCGCACAAGGTATTGAGGACCAATCTGTTAAGTACGGTGCAGGTGTTGGACTGGTGTGCCGAGCGACAGCCGGAAACGGTGCTGTTCGCATCGTCCAGCGAAACGTATCACGGTGCCGCGCAATGGGGCCATCTGCCGATTCCGACGCGAGAAGAGGTGCCGCTGGTGATCGCCGATCCTGACATTCCGCGCTATTCTTACGCCGGGTCCAAGATTGTCGGCGAACTGATTACGCTCAACTATGCCAAACAGTACAACTTTGCAGCGCGGATCGTCCGTTACCACAATGTGTACGGACCCCGGATGGGGTTTGATCATGTCATTCCCCAGTGGATCAGCCGGATTCTGGGCAGAGAGAATCCGTTCCGCGTCTACGGCCCAAACCAGACGCGTGCTTTCTGTTACGTATCCGATGCCGTCTCGGCCACCTATCGGATCGGCACACTCCCCGGAGGTGGACATCACATCGTCAACGTAGGCAATCCAGAGGAAGAGATCAACATGGAACAACTGTGCAGACGTTTGTTTGCGGTCGCAGGCTATCAGGCTCCATTTGACTACCGGAAAGCCCCCTTAGGATCGCCTGATCGGCGCTGCCCGGATATCACCCTCCTGTCGAGCCTGCTTGGCCCTCTAACGTTCGTGCCTTTGACAGACGGATTGGCGCGTACATATGCCTGGTATGAACAGTACTTGGGTGATAGAGAGCAATGA
- a CDS encoding glycosyltransferase family 4 protein gives MNVLMLIHSQHPSVAGADNMAWQTARWLMRNHGVSITLVYVSQSVSEIKEARDGGLHTITLPDNETDWRLPLVENRFQIIHLFDFSDRSFLRWAIQLKQESGLPLVLTPATDRSFWECELSAISACRMADHLFVLTEAEREQILQLAAVPPVRLTLLPNAPFLPEKTTDDFRQRHGVPDDAPLVLFLGRKLPSKGYQLILQASASIWRHDPRVRFALIGSDTAESQAFLAQYRDERRVLALPQVSEAEKGAALAACDLLCLPSLADVFPLVFLEAWAYGKPVIASRMAGAEDVVRQGIDGLIVDANQAAVAEGVVTLLRDKSLRRRMGENGKERVARCHSWENVSQQVAAIYKQVVGGQR, from the coding sequence ATGAACGTGCTTATGCTGATTCACAGCCAGCACCCTTCTGTAGCAGGAGCGGACAACATGGCCTGGCAAACGGCCCGTTGGCTGATGCGCAACCATGGTGTATCGATCACACTTGTCTACGTGAGCCAAAGCGTATCGGAGATAAAGGAAGCGAGGGACGGAGGGTTGCATACGATCACTCTCCCGGATAATGAGACGGATTGGCGGCTGCCTCTGGTGGAGAATCGCTTTCAGATCATCCATTTGTTCGACTTTTCCGATCGTTCCTTTTTGCGCTGGGCGATCCAGTTGAAGCAGGAAAGCGGACTGCCGCTGGTGCTGACACCGGCTACAGATCGGTCGTTTTGGGAGTGCGAGCTTTCTGCGATCAGCGCTTGCCGGATGGCTGATCACCTCTTTGTGCTGACCGAGGCGGAGCGAGAGCAGATTCTTCAGCTTGCAGCAGTACCACCTGTTCGCCTCACGTTGCTGCCTAATGCTCCGTTTCTGCCTGAGAAGACAACAGATGACTTTCGCCAACGGCATGGGGTACCTGATGATGCGCCACTGGTGCTCTTTCTGGGGCGAAAGCTGCCCAGCAAAGGCTACCAACTGATCCTGCAGGCGTCGGCCAGCATCTGGAGGCACGATCCTCGGGTCCGCTTTGCGCTGATCGGATCAGATACGGCGGAGTCGCAAGCGTTTCTTGCCCAGTACCGGGATGAGCGGCGCGTTCTAGCGCTGCCGCAGGTATCGGAAGCGGAGAAGGGCGCAGCTTTGGCCGCCTGCGATCTGCTCTGTCTGCCGTCGCTTGCCGATGTCTTTCCGCTCGTTTTTTTGGAGGCGTGGGCTTATGGAAAACCGGTGATCGCTTCCCGCATGGCCGGGGCGGAGGATGTGGTTCGGCAAGGGATTGACGGGTTGATCGTCGATGCCAATCAAGCTGCGGTGGCAGAGGGAGTGGTGACGCTGCTGCGCGACAAGTCGCTGCGGCGCCGCATGGGAGAGAACGGAAAAGAACGGGTGGCACGCTGTCACTCGTGGGAAAACGTCAGTCAGCAAGTGGCTGCTATCTACAAACAGGTAGTCGGCGGTCAGCGGTAA
- a CDS encoding class I adenylate-forming enzyme family protein, with the protein MSWIAKRLAEADPHQAALNDGIDALPYDQLAKRVASCRKSLIGAGMEDARTIGLVVDQSVSSIILLLSLLELRAPLLPLDPSLTPSERLRVGRLAGVDLWITPDASADEQQSAEASKQRSLCYSQIFDTLPGTLRQARFSNHLLLLTSGSSGPMKAARIPYSSLWRGAGKYQRWFHLTRHDRILSAVPFFHSFGLIGALLGSLAAGGTLYVCRHPSPRQIAEEVMRNRCTVLFAVPQQYEWLSQSQMIKAEQLDSLSLPICSGGPLKEETAKAFQAKYGRRILPLYGSTETGAIAAQHPLVMDGTGATGFLLPGVDVAVTDEGRLAVASDTLFAGYVGEKDCHRRTRYFVTGDIGAVQERRVYLVGRVSQFVNLAGRKVNLEEVREVLLRHSDVREAQVIGAADPLAGEKLIAYLETRRQLDLTELRHYLSQHLASYKIPQEFHYAEGLHRGWKTSVATDDEEGREAHVDS; encoded by the coding sequence GTGAGTTGGATCGCCAAACGGCTCGCAGAAGCAGATCCACACCAAGCAGCGCTGAACGATGGGATCGACGCGTTACCATACGATCAGCTGGCAAAGAGGGTAGCCAGCTGCAGGAAAAGTTTGATCGGTGCAGGAATGGAGGATGCTCGTACGATCGGCCTGGTCGTCGATCAATCGGTATCATCGATCATCCTTCTGTTGAGCCTGCTGGAACTGCGCGCACCGCTGCTTCCTCTCGATCCCTCGCTGACACCAAGTGAACGGCTGCGGGTGGGTCGGCTCGCGGGAGTTGATCTCTGGATCACCCCAGACGCGTCAGCTGACGAACAGCAGTCTGCCGAGGCCTCAAAACAGCGTTCACTCTGTTACAGTCAGATTTTTGATACACTTCCCGGTACGCTCAGACAGGCTCGGTTCAGCAACCATCTGCTGCTGTTGACCTCCGGTTCAAGCGGTCCGATGAAGGCGGCGAGAATTCCCTATTCCTCTCTTTGGCGAGGAGCGGGGAAGTACCAACGGTGGTTTCACCTGACTCGTCACGATCGTATCCTCTCAGCCGTCCCTTTTTTCCACAGCTTCGGTTTGATCGGCGCTTTGCTGGGCTCGCTTGCCGCAGGTGGAACCCTGTACGTCTGCCGACATCCCTCCCCACGCCAGATCGCGGAGGAAGTCATGCGCAATCGCTGTACCGTCTTGTTCGCTGTGCCGCAGCAGTACGAGTGGTTATCGCAGTCCCAGATGATCAAGGCGGAACAGTTGGACTCCCTGTCGCTTCCCATCTGTTCCGGAGGTCCACTAAAGGAAGAGACAGCGAAAGCTTTTCAGGCGAAATATGGAAGGCGTATCCTGCCGTTGTACGGCAGTACGGAGACGGGGGCAATCGCCGCACAGCATCCACTAGTGATGGACGGGACTGGTGCAACTGGTTTTCTCTTGCCGGGGGTGGATGTGGCGGTGACCGATGAGGGTAGGCTGGCTGTGGCAAGTGATACACTGTTCGCCGGTTATGTAGGTGAGAAGGATTGCCATAGGCGAACCCGTTACTTTGTAACAGGTGACATCGGAGCGGTCCAGGAACGGCGCGTCTATCTAGTCGGTAGAGTCAGTCAGTTCGTGAACCTGGCCGGGCGCAAGGTGAATCTGGAGGAAGTTCGTGAGGTTCTGCTCAGACACAGCGACGTACGGGAAGCACAAGTTATTGGCGCGGCCGATCCACTCGCGGGAGAAAAGCTTATCGCTTATCTTGAGACGCGTCGGCAGCTTGATCTGACGGAGCTGCGTCACTATTTATCGCAGCATCTGGCCTCTTACAAGATTCCGCAAGAGTTCCACTACGCAGAGGGACTTCATCGCGGATGGAAGACGTCTGTAGCCACCGACGACGAGGAGGGGAGGGAAGCACATGTCGACTCGTAG
- a CDS encoding 3-oxoacyl-ACP reductase family protein, with the protein MTTIAQRDFTGKKVLVTGGSRGIGRACVRQLVEAGADVVFTYANNREAADSLVRESASLPGSAEAVRVDFRLPEEVGSQVEQLLRRHAFDALVNNAGLLRDAPAYRMDLEEWDEVMQVNLHALFAVTRRLIRPLSLVNGTIVNIASVAGIAGTPGQVNYVASKAGVIGLTRALAREVGPLGVRVNAVAPGYVDTDMMASIPEQRRRSLKNGISLRRIGQPDEIACAVLFLLSDEASYITGQVLVADGGLL; encoded by the coding sequence GTGACGACTATCGCACAGAGAGACTTCACTGGAAAGAAAGTGCTGGTCACCGGGGGTTCGCGGGGGATCGGACGCGCTTGTGTCCGACAGCTGGTGGAAGCTGGTGCCGACGTAGTATTCACATATGCCAACAATCGGGAGGCAGCCGATTCGTTGGTCCGGGAGAGCGCCTCACTGCCTGGAAGCGCAGAAGCAGTCAGGGTTGATTTCCGCCTCCCGGAGGAGGTGGGATCACAGGTGGAGCAACTGCTTAGGCGGCATGCTTTTGACGCTTTGGTCAACAATGCCGGTCTGCTGCGGGATGCGCCAGCGTACCGGATGGACCTAGAGGAGTGGGACGAAGTGATGCAGGTTAATCTTCATGCCCTGTTTGCTGTCACGCGCCGGTTGATCCGTCCCCTCTCTCTGGTGAACGGAACGATTGTCAACATTGCCTCTGTGGCGGGTATCGCCGGTACGCCAGGTCAGGTGAACTACGTTGCTTCCAAAGCAGGTGTGATCGGGCTTACTCGTGCATTGGCAAGGGAAGTGGGGCCGCTCGGTGTCCGGGTTAATGCCGTGGCACCCGGATACGTGGATACAGATATGATGGCGTCGATACCGGAACAGAGACGCCGTTCGCTAAAGAACGGGATCTCGTTGAGGCGAATCGGGCAGCCGGATGAGATTGCCTGCGCAGTGCTGTTTCTGCTGTCAGACGAAGCATCTTACATCACAGGTCAGGTGTTGGTCGCAGATGGCGGGCTGCTGTAA
- a CDS encoding DegT/DnrJ/EryC1/StrS family aminotransferase, translated as MDWKVTLYGLSIGEEEITAVTDVLRRRWLSMGEQTEAFEAEFVQMLGGAGEAVAVSSGTAALHTALHALEIGPGDEVLVPSLTFVACAAVVLLNGAKPVFVDSKSLDDFSLDPQDVERKITPRTKAVIAVHYGGYSADMGEIMRIARRHQLRVIEDAAHGPFVHTPWGGIGTIGDIGCYSFFSTKNVTTGEGGMVYSDNPRLVQKARLFRSHYMAASSWSKHAGRSSFYDIEGLGLNYRISDLAAAIGRVQLNKHAAGQAVRVSLAHRYRERLSEPVHLPYRQADPETGSHHIMPILLPQTADRVRLMQQLKEAGIQTSVHYLPCHLFRFYQECLETKPGDCPVAEEIAERQLSLPLHPDLTAAQVDYVCDHLLQNLVK; from the coding sequence ATGGACTGGAAAGTAACCTTGTATGGTCTGTCAATCGGCGAGGAAGAAATAACAGCCGTCACAGATGTGCTGCGCAGAAGATGGCTCAGCATGGGAGAGCAGACGGAAGCGTTTGAAGCGGAATTCGTACAGATGCTCGGAGGAGCAGGCGAAGCTGTTGCCGTGAGCAGCGGCACCGCTGCGCTGCATACTGCTCTGCACGCACTGGAGATTGGTCCCGGGGACGAAGTTTTGGTTCCCTCGCTCACCTTTGTCGCCTGTGCAGCCGTTGTCTTGCTGAACGGGGCCAAGCCAGTCTTTGTCGATAGTAAAAGTCTTGATGATTTCAGTCTGGACCCACAGGATGTGGAACGGAAGATTACCCCCCGCACGAAAGCGGTGATCGCCGTGCATTACGGCGGTTACAGCGCGGACATGGGGGAGATCATGCGGATCGCCCGTCGCCACCAACTGCGGGTGATCGAAGATGCCGCGCACGGTCCCTTCGTCCATACGCCTTGGGGCGGGATCGGCACCATAGGCGACATCGGCTGCTACAGTTTCTTTTCCACCAAGAATGTGACGACTGGCGAAGGGGGAATGGTGTACAGCGACAATCCCCGGCTTGTGCAAAAAGCGCGATTGTTTCGTTCGCACTACATGGCTGCCAGTTCATGGTCCAAACATGCCGGCCGATCCAGCTTTTATGACATCGAAGGGCTTGGCCTCAACTATCGGATCAGCGATCTGGCAGCAGCGATTGGCCGCGTGCAGCTAAATAAGCATGCTGCTGGACAAGCGGTACGGGTTTCACTAGCCCACCGCTATCGGGAACGGTTGTCGGAACCTGTACATCTGCCGTATCGCCAGGCTGACCCGGAAACGGGCAGTCATCATATCATGCCGATCCTTCTGCCGCAAACGGCAGACCGCGTCCGCTTGATGCAGCAGTTAAAAGAAGCAGGCATTCAAACCAGTGTTCATTATCTGCCCTGTCATCTGTTTCGCTTCTATCAGGAGTGTTTGGAAACAAAACCGGGGGATTGTCCGGTGGCGGAGGAAATCGCAGAACGGCAGTTGTCACTTCCCCTGCATCCTGACTTGACCGCGGCACAGGTTGACTACGTCTGTGATCATCTGCTGCAAAACCTGGTAAAGTAG
- a CDS encoding acyl carrier protein: MNVDIEQVKESLLEVVGELTETELDEAALDEPFAALGVDSLMALQLAVHLEREYGVRLSEEELAQMKNLRDILQVIDERAS; encoded by the coding sequence ATGAATGTAGACATCGAACAGGTAAAAGAAAGTCTTCTCGAGGTAGTTGGCGAGCTGACGGAGACGGAGCTGGATGAGGCCGCTCTTGATGAGCCATTTGCCGCACTCGGCGTCGACTCGCTGATGGCACTGCAGTTGGCTGTCCATCTGGAGCGCGAGTACGGTGTGCGTCTGAGCGAAGAGGAGCTGGCGCAAATGAAAAATCTGCGCGACATCCTGCAGGTTATCGATGAGCGAGCGAGCTAA
- a CDS encoding DUF1702 family protein — MSERAKRMVASLFFRLLHQDPSRYERQFLRPDGRSFYNERFAIVLQAFFTGYNSGLRTELSVREIRTELDQRFDPFYRGFAYEGLGMGLAARSDVIRKGRLTFEYDIRQIDPGYIYQYYVGLGWWLHTRYRYRSEKYRRRLAVLHPHFALIIYDGVGFKTGLFHKADITMAIDRFSRFAPDEQRVCWQGFGRSLWFLNQFDSEQTVQAVGRLPSSVRADVYSGVGLAIAYSAFDYPDWPAHARSLVEPVYHPAFDQGLAFGWETRRLQNRPYYQQMLAGYPAGLPEQIEQMVAAVHTARQRVSEITSSELFYSRWIDETRRLLTI, encoded by the coding sequence ATGAGCGAGCGAGCTAAACGCATGGTGGCCAGCCTGTTTTTCCGCCTGCTGCATCAAGACCCTTCCCGCTACGAACGACAGTTCCTCCGCCCTGATGGACGTTCCTTTTACAATGAGCGATTTGCAATCGTTCTGCAGGCGTTTTTTACCGGGTACAACAGTGGTTTGCGCACCGAGCTCTCAGTGAGGGAGATTCGCACCGAGCTCGATCAGCGCTTTGATCCCTTCTATCGGGGCTTTGCCTATGAGGGGCTGGGGATGGGACTTGCCGCTAGAAGCGATGTGATCCGCAAGGGGCGGCTCACCTTTGAATACGACATCCGACAGATTGATCCCGGTTACATCTATCAGTACTACGTAGGACTCGGCTGGTGGCTGCACACGCGCTACCGATATCGATCGGAGAAGTACAGACGGCGCCTGGCTGTCCTGCATCCTCACTTTGCGCTGATCATTTATGACGGGGTCGGGTTTAAGACCGGTTTGTTTCACAAGGCGGATATCACAATGGCGATCGATCGCTTTTCCCGTTTTGCTCCAGACGAGCAGCGAGTCTGTTGGCAGGGATTTGGACGAAGCTTGTGGTTTCTCAACCAGTTTGATAGCGAACAAACCGTACAGGCGGTCGGAAGACTACCCTCCTCTGTGCGTGCAGATGTGTACAGTGGAGTCGGCCTTGCCATTGCCTACAGCGCCTTTGACTATCCGGACTGGCCGGCACATGCCCGTTCGCTTGTAGAACCTGTTTATCATCCTGCTTTTGACCAAGGGCTCGCCTTTGGCTGGGAGACGAGGCGGCTGCAAAACCGCCCATATTACCAGCAGATGCTTGCTGGCTATCCTGCCGGTTTGCCGGAGCAGATCGAGCAAATGGTCGCTGCGGTGCACACGGCTCGCCAACGGGTAAGCGAGATCACATCCAGCGAACTGTTCTACAGCCGCTGGATCGATGAAACGAGAAGGCTGTTAACGATATAG
- a CDS encoding nucleotide sugar dehydrogenase: MSTRSPDAVCIVGMGYVGLTLAAAFLAKGAWVYGIEAQESVRRQLQRGQIHLLEPGVDEIIHQCVSDSEDSRFQVSDEWPTQIKTAVICVGTPYDRVQSRPNLVALKLAVEQVAQRITDESLVVIRSTVPVGTTRSVVLPILRRHNRSPQLVVAPERTIQGKALEELLSLPQVIGADDAASFARAEALFSRLGTEVIRVSSYEAAELVKLACNAHTDVRYSFANEVAGVAAAVGLDAHEIIEAANHHYPRPPIARPGFVGGSCLTKDPYHLLYTAELSGYQPRLIAAARAVNESIPEMILQQVEHVLLQQQRSWSELKVTLSGLAYKGKPETDDLRGSILWELLPPLKARGVQHLQGHDFVLDDAVIGAHGLTPVTLAQAIETSDLVLILNDHRDYGMFALEEALSGEHQLLLYDLWGVYKQRIEHLKGSQHNGIHYMGVGFGG, translated from the coding sequence ATGTCGACTCGTAGCCCGGATGCAGTCTGTATCGTTGGAATGGGGTATGTTGGATTAACCCTGGCAGCCGCTTTTCTGGCAAAAGGAGCTTGGGTTTACGGAATAGAAGCCCAGGAAAGCGTTCGGCGTCAACTGCAGAGAGGGCAGATTCATCTGCTGGAACCAGGGGTGGACGAGATTATCCATCAGTGCGTAAGTGATTCCGAAGACAGCCGCTTTCAGGTTTCCGATGAATGGCCGACTCAGATCAAGACAGCCGTGATCTGCGTAGGCACCCCGTATGATCGCGTGCAGAGCCGGCCCAACCTCGTGGCACTCAAGCTGGCAGTGGAGCAGGTTGCACAACGAATAACCGACGAGAGTCTGGTCGTGATCAGAAGCACAGTACCGGTCGGTACGACGCGCTCCGTTGTTTTGCCGATCTTGCGACGACACAACCGCAGCCCGCAGTTGGTCGTCGCACCGGAGCGTACGATACAAGGCAAAGCATTGGAAGAACTGCTCTCTCTTCCGCAAGTGATCGGCGCAGACGATGCGGCCAGTTTCGCGCGGGCGGAGGCGCTCTTCTCCCGGTTGGGTACCGAAGTGATTCGTGTCTCCTCCTACGAAGCTGCCGAACTGGTTAAGCTGGCATGCAATGCACATACCGATGTTCGCTACAGTTTCGCCAACGAAGTGGCCGGGGTTGCCGCCGCCGTAGGACTGGATGCTCACGAAATCATCGAAGCGGCCAACCATCATTACCCACGTCCACCGATTGCGCGCCCCGGCTTTGTCGGGGGATCTTGTTTGACCAAGGACCCCTACCATTTGCTGTATACAGCTGAGCTGTCTGGTTATCAGCCTCGATTGATCGCGGCAGCGCGGGCCGTGAACGAGTCGATTCCGGAGATGATCCTGCAGCAGGTAGAGCACGTGCTGCTGCAGCAACAGCGCAGCTGGTCTGAGCTGAAAGTGACGTTGTCCGGACTTGCTTATAAAGGGAAGCCGGAAACGGATGATCTGCGCGGCAGCATACTGTGGGAACTCCTCCCCCCACTGAAAGCCCGCGGTGTACAGCATCTGCAAGGGCACGATTTCGTCCTCGATGATGCCGTAATCGGAGCGCACGGGCTCACGCCGGTTACATTAGCGCAAGCGATCGAAACGTCTGACTTGGTTCTGATTCTCAACGATCATCGTGATTACGGCATGTTCGCATTGGAAGAAGCGTTGAGCGGAGAACATCAACTGCTGCTGTACGATCTGTGGGGTGTCTACAAGCAGCGGATAGAACATCTGAAGGGATCGCAGCATAATGGCATTCACTACATGGGGGTGGGATTTGGTGGATAG